In Arcanobacterium canis, the sequence TGCCGACGTGCTCACGCGGATTCCACAGCTCAAAACCTGGGCGTCGGACGTGGAAGCCTACGCCCTTTCCAAGGCCGTCAACCAGGGCGTGGTCTTTGAGGGGTTCAAGCTCGTAGCCGGACGGTCGATACGCAAATACACCTCCGAAACCGATGTCGCTGCAGCGGCTGAGGCGGCTGGCTATAGGGACATCTATGACCGCAAGCTCATCACCCTCACAGCGATGGAACGCCTCATGGGTAAACCCGCCTTCAACGAGATCCTCGGTGACCTCGTGACCAAGCCTGCAGGAAAACCCACGTTGGTTCCTGCATCCGATAAGCGGCCAGCGCTTGACCTGGTGAGTGCGGCCACCGATTTTCAACCAAACAAGTAACTAGTAGAAAGAAGAATGATTATGTCAACGACTAACACAACTCGTATTGTGACCGGCGAAGTCCGGCTGTCCTACGCACACGTGTGGGAGCCGAACTCCATCCAGGGAGGCAAACCGAAGTACTCCGTCTCCCTAATTATCCCGAAGTCCGATACTGCCACGATTGCGGCGATCGAGAAGGCCGTGGATGTAGCCATCGAAGCAGGTATCGGGAAGTTTGGTGGCAAGCGCCCCAACAAGGCCGCCCTCAAGTTGCCGCTGCGCGATGGGGATATTGAGCGTGACGACGAAGCCTACAAGGGTGCCTACTTCCTCAACGCCAACTCCCTGACCGCT encodes:
- a CDS encoding DUF2815 family protein; this translates as MSTTNTTRIVTGEVRLSYAHVWEPNSIQGGKPKYSVSLIIPKSDTATIAAIEKAVDVAIEAGIGKFGGKRPNKAALKLPLRDGDIERDDEAYKGAYFLNANSLTAPQIVDQSVAPILDRAEVYSGCYARVSLSFYAFNTNGNRGIACALGNIQKTRDGESLGGGRVSAETDFGVFAADDDFLN